CGGCCGGTCGATCTGAATAAAGCGCCGGACATGGATCCGAAGCAAAAAAGGATCATCATTTTTACGCTTGGCTTCATCCTGCTGCTGCTCGCCTTCAATAACCTGCAGGAGATCCGCCAGAGCGAAATCCCGTTCAGCCAGTTCATGACATTGATGCAGGAAGGGAAAATCGACAAAGTGGTCGTCTCGGAACATTACCTCAGCGGCGTCATTAAACCCGAGGCGGGCGAAAGCATAGGCAGACCTTTCACGACGGTGCCGCTCTGGCACTCCGAGCTGGCCGAAATGCTCGCCAAGAACAAAGTGGATTTCGTGGTCAGAAGCGGCGACAACTGGCTGTCCAATCTGATTTTCAACTGGATCATTCCGATCTTCATTTTCGTGTTCATCTGGTCCTGGCTGCTTCGCCGCAGCGCCGCCGCCGGCCCGCAGGCATTTCTGAATATCGGCAACAAGGCCCGGATTCACCAGGATACGCAGCCGAAAATCACCTTCAAGGATGTCGCCGGCGCCGACAGCGCCAAACAGGAACTCGGCGAGTCCATCGATTTTCTGAAAAATCCGGAAAAAATCCAGAAACTCGGCGGCCGCATGCCCAAAGGCGTACTGCTGGTCGGCCCGCCCGGCACCGGCAAGACCTTGCTCGCCCGCGCGGTTTCGGGCGAAGCGCAAGTGCCGTTTTTCAACATCAGCGGTTCGGAATTCATCGAATTGTTCGTGGGCGTAGGCGCCGCGCGCGTCCGCGACTTATTCGAACAGGCGCGCAACAAGGCGCCCTGCATCATCTTCATCGACGAACTCGATGCGATCGGCCGCTCGCGCGGCGGCCCGATAGTCATGGGCGGCCATGACGAACGCGAGCAAACCCTGAATCAGCTGCTGACCGAAATGGACGGCTTCGACACCTCCGTCGGGGTCGTCGTGATGGCGGCCAGTAACCGGCCCGAGGTGCTCGACAAGGCGCTGCTCCGCGCCGGCCGCTTCGACCGCCAGATCATCGTCGACAAGCCCGACCTGCAGGACCGCATCGAAATCCTGAAACTGCATACGCAGAGAATGATCCTGGCCAAGAACATCGACCTTGCAGTGATCGCCCGGCGCACGCCCGGCCTGGTCGGGGCCGATCTTGCGAATATTGCGAATGAAGCCGCGATTCTGGCGATTCGCAACGGCCATACGCAGGTGGAAATGCAGGATTTCGAAGCCGCGATCGACCGCATTCTGGCCGGTCCGGAAAAGAAGAGCCGGGTGTTGAATCCTGAAGAAAAACGCCGGGTCGCTTTTCACGAGGCGGGACACGCGCTGGTCGCGGAAACCGTGCCGACCGGCCAGCCCGTGCATAAGATCTCGATCATTCCTCGTGGTGTGGCGGGGCTGGGGCATACCTTGCAGCTGCCGGTCGAAGAAAAATTCCTGGCGACCGAAGACGAGCTGAAAGACCAGATCGCGATTCTGATGGGTGGACGGATGGCCGAGGAAACCGTTTTCGGCACTGTTT
The genomic region above belongs to Methylomicrobium agile and contains:
- the ftsH gene encoding ATP-dependent zinc metalloprotease FtsH, yielding MNLLSGKERPVDLNKAPDMDPKQKRIIIFTLGFILLLLAFNNLQEIRQSEIPFSQFMTLMQEGKIDKVVVSEHYLSGVIKPEAGESIGRPFTTVPLWHSELAEMLAKNKVDFVVRSGDNWLSNLIFNWIIPIFIFVFIWSWLLRRSAAAGPQAFLNIGNKARIHQDTQPKITFKDVAGADSAKQELGESIDFLKNPEKIQKLGGRMPKGVLLVGPPGTGKTLLARAVSGEAQVPFFNISGSEFIELFVGVGAARVRDLFEQARNKAPCIIFIDELDAIGRSRGGPIVMGGHDEREQTLNQLLTEMDGFDTSVGVVVMAASNRPEVLDKALLRAGRFDRQIIVDKPDLQDRIEILKLHTQRMILAKNIDLAVIARRTPGLVGADLANIANEAAILAIRNGHTQVEMQDFEAAIDRILAGPEKKSRVLNPEEKRRVAFHEAGHALVAETVPTGQPVHKISIIPRGVAGLGHTLQLPVEEKFLATEDELKDQIAILMGGRMAEETVFGTVSTGAQNDLEKATEIARSMVCSLGMSKKLGPPVYGRRQHLQFLETEVSEYRNYSDITASLIDAEIKMLIEEGESRAREILTTKRTLLDKLANLLQEKEVVNREEVVALMGK